In Zingiber officinale cultivar Zhangliang chromosome 8B, Zo_v1.1, whole genome shotgun sequence, a single genomic region encodes these proteins:
- the LOC122013359 gene encoding receptor-like serine/threonine-protein kinase ALE2 isoform X4, with the protein MPIAPVSSPYSSQGKDIESHSVQIGNSERELAPSSVTFLKAGHKRSTASIPNGKHRPNSLVASGLPRFSNPSPSNKPPIVPKVAPTTAFATPNNKLHGSASSSKSITSHGHRGKSFGMLVASPPIDTQRDISPTYNSPSKAPTVIPAPDVFPKHKQNHASLPSYQAPSLAPILPPAPSPSPSPSPSPSPSPLINSGSNQGLGHSPKISPSGSTWTSKAVPPMPIWLLPPPPPNLVCSMLACAEPYTNPPPGSPCMCVLPIRVGLCLSVTLYTFFPLVSEFAQEISYGIYMKQSQVRIMGANVASEQPENTIVLIDLVPSEQKFDNITALLTFEKFWNKDIVINKSLFGNYAVLYVIYPGLPPSPPRAPVGINISGEFDNNNNGRTMKPLGVDVRKQKQKTSRNWTPVIVLSSFTALILCVGAIWLLLKHQGHSHLPEIDLHKTLSLFGKSPGTRHIILGSKLFSESASICSSVTTYNGSAKTFTLAEIERATNRFDEARVIGEGGFGRVYHGALEDGIQVAVKVLKRNDQQGGREFLAEVEMLSRLHHRNLVKLIGICIEDYTRCLVYELIPNGSVESHLHGVDKKTAPLDWNARMKIALGAARGLAYLHEDSSPGVIHRDFKSSNILLENDYTPKVSDFGLARTALDEGKLHISTQVMGTFGYVAPEYAMTGHLLVKSDVYSYGVVLLELLTGRKPVDMLRPSGQENLVTWARPLLTNMDNLKMIVDPVLATSVLIDSVAKVAAIASMCVQPEVSHRPFMGEVVQALKLVYNECNQINFTTRSCNQDEFSTQDAGAGVSNLSCLESERVLLEFDGLDKSIFDKDEASSFQWHSASGPLAMTKSKEFWQRLRSFSTGSVSEPKAPNRFGTSSTYCK; encoded by the exons ATGCCTATTGCACCAGTTTCATCACCCTACTCTTCACagggaaaagatatagaaagccATTCTGTACAAATTGGGAATTCTGAGAGAGAATTGGCACCTAGTTCAGTCACTTTCCTCAAAG CAGGTCATAAGAGGTCAACAGCTAGCATTCCAAATGGAAAGCATCGACCAAATTCTCTTGTGGCTTCAG GTCTTCCAAGATtctcaaatccaagtccatccaACAAGCCACCAATTGTACCAAAAGTAGCTCCAACAACTGCATTTGCTACACCCAATAACAAACTTCATG GATCTGCATCATCATCTAAATCAATTACCAGTCATGGCCATAGGGGGAAGAGCTTTGGCATGCTAGTTGCTTCCCCACCAATCGATACTCAGAGGGATATATCTCCAACATATAACTCACCCTCAAAag CTCCTACAGTCATTCCAGCTCCTGATGTCTTCCCTAAGCATAAACAAAATCATGCTTCTCTACCATCTTATCAAG CCCCTTCTTTGGCTCCTATCCTGCCTCCAGCTCCTTCACCATCACCATCACCATCACCATCACCATCACCATCGCCATTAATAAATTCTGGATCTAATCAAG GGTTAGGCCATTCTCCCAAAATTTCTCCATCTGGCTCTACTTGGACCTCAAAAGCAGTCCCACCAATGCCTATATGGTtgctaccacctccacctcctaaTTTGG TTTGTAGTATGTTGGCATGTGCAGAGCCTTACACAAATCCACCTCCTGGATCGCCATGCATGTGTGTATTGCCAATCAGAGTTGGACTTTGTCTCAGTGTCACTTTATATACCTTTTTTCCTCTGGTCTCTGAGTTTGCCCAAGAAATTTCCTATGGAATCTATATGAAGCAAAGTCAAGTGCGCATTATGGGAGCAAATGTTGCCAGTGAGCAGCCTGAGAACACAATCGTTCTCATTGATTTGGTGCCTAGTGAACAGAAGTTTGATAATATTACAGCATTGTTGACATTTGAGAAGTTCTGGAATAAGGATATTGTCATAAACAAATCACTTTTTGGTAATTAtgctgtattatatgttatttatCCAG GACTTCCTCCCTCACCACCTAGAGCTCCTGTTGGCATTAACATTAGCGGGGAATTTGACAATAACAACAATGGCAGGACAATGAAGCCTCTAGGAGTCGATGtgagaaaacaaaaacaaaagaccAGCAGGAATTGGACTCCCGTTATTGTTCTTTCATCATTTACAGCGTTAATATTGTGTGTGGGGGCTATATGGCTTCTGTTGAAGCATCAAGGTCACAGTCATCTGCCTGAAATAGATCTTCATAAAACACTTTCTTTATTTGGGAAATCACCAG GTACAAGACACATCATATTAGGAAGTAAGCTTTTTTCAGAATCAGCTTCCATTTGCTCTAGTGTCACAACATATAATGGATCAGCAAAGACATTTACTTTAGCTGAGATTGAGAGAGCTACAAACAGATTTGATGAAGCCAGAGTTATTGGAGAAGGTGGTTTTGGCCGTGTCTATCATGGTGCACTTGAAGATGGAATTCAGGTTGCTGTAAAGGTCCTTAAGAGAAATGACCAGCAAGGTGGACGAGAGTTTTTGGCTGAGGTTGAGATGCTTAGCCGTTTGCATCACAGGAACTTAGTCAAGCTGATTGGCATTTGCATTGAGGATTATACACGGTGCCTTGTCTATGAACTAATCCCAAATGGTAGCGTGGAATCTCATTTACATG GTGTAGACAAGAAAACTGCTCCACTTGACTGGAATGCTCGTATGAAAATTGCACTTGGTGCAGCTCGAGGCCTTGCTTATTTGCATGAGGATTCGAGCCCTGGGGTTATACATCGCGATTTCAAGTCCAGTAACATCTTGTTGGAGAATGATTATACCCCTAAGGTGTCTGATTTTGGTCTGGCTCGAACTGCCTTGGATGAGGGAAAATTGCATATCTCAACCCAAGTTATGGGAACCTTTGG ATATGTTGCCCCGGAATATGCAATGACAGGGCACCTTCTCGTCAAGAGTGATGTCTATAGTTATGGTGTTGTGCTTCTTGAGTTGCTCACTGGTAGAAAGCCAGTCGACATGTTACGACCCTCAGGTCAGGAAAATCTGGTTACATGGGCTCGTCCTCTCCTTACGAATATGGATAATTTGAAGATGATCGTCGATCCAGTTCTTGCGACAAGTGTTCTGATAGATAGTGTGGCAAAAGTTGCAGCGATTGCATCAATGTGTGTCCAGCCTGAAGTCTCCCACCGCCCATTCATGGGTGAGGTAGTTCAGGCCTTAAAGTTGGTATATAACGAATGCAACCAGATTAATTTTACAACAAGAAGCTGCAACCAGGATGAGTTCTCAACTCAAGATGCAGGAGCTGGGGTCAGTAATCTATCATGTCTTGAATCTGAAAGGGTTCTATTGGAATTCGATGGGTTGGATAAATCAATATTTGATAAAGACGAAGCTAGTTCATTCCAATGGCACTCGGCCTCAGGCCCTTTGGCCATGACCAAGAGCAAAGAGTTTTGGCAAAGACTAAGAAGTTTTTCAACTGGAAGTGTGAGTGAGCCCAAAGCTCCAAATAGATTTGGCACAAGTTCAACTTATTGTAAATAG